The following proteins are encoded in a genomic region of Jaculus jaculus isolate mJacJac1 chromosome 13, mJacJac1.mat.Y.cur, whole genome shotgun sequence:
- the Gp1bb gene encoding platelet glycoprotein Ib beta chain, protein MGSRPRGELSLLLLLLAAPGHPAVGCPAPCSCAGTQVDCGRRGLTWASLPAAFPLDTTELVLTGNNLTALPPGLLDALPVLRTAHLGANPWRCDCHLLPLRAWLAGRPERELYRDLRCAAPPELRGRVLPYLAEEELRAVCAPGPLCWGALAAQLALFVLGLLHALLLALLLGRLRRLRDHRRARAAHELSLTAPLVDQPDSAGAS, encoded by the exons ATGGGCTCTC GGCCGCGCGGGGAGCTGAGcctactgctcctgctgctggctGCGCCCGGCCACCCGGCCGTGGGCTGCCCCGCGCCGTGTAGCTGCGCAGGGACACAGGTGGACTGCGGGCGCCGCGGGCTTACGTGGGCCTCGCTGCCGGCCGCCTTCCCGCTCGACACCACGGAATTGGTGCTGACCGGCAACAACCTGACGGCGCTGCCGCCTGGGCTGCTGGATGCACTGCCCGTGCTGCGCACCGCTCACCTGGGCGCCAACCCCTGGCGCTGCGACTGCCACCTGCTGCCGCTGCGCGCCTGGCTGGCCGGCCGGCCCGAGCGCGAGCTCTACCGCGACCTGCGCTGCGCCGCGCCCCCCGAGCTTCGCGGCCGCGTGCTGCCCTATTTGGCCGAGGAGGAGCTGCGGGCCGTCTGCGCGCCAGGCCCGCTCTGCTGGGGGGCGCTGGCGGCGCAGCTCGCGTTGTTCGTTCTCGGGCTGCTCCACGCGCTGCTGCTGGCGCTGCTACTGGGCCGCCTGCGGAGGTTGCGCGACCACAGGCGAGCTCGCGCTGCGCACGAGTTGTCGCTGACCGCTCCGCTGGTGGACCAGCCCGACAGCGCCGGTGCTTCCTAA
- the Septin5 gene encoding septin-5 isoform X5: MVAGESGLGKSTLVHSLFLTDLYKDRKLLSAEERINQTVEILKHTVDIEEKGVKLKLTIVDTPGFGDAVNNSECWKPITDYVDQQFEQYFRDESGLNRKNIQDNRVHCCLYFISPFGHGLRPVDVGFMKALHEKVNIVPLIAKADCLVPSEIRKLKERIREEIDKFGIHVYQFPECDSDEDEDFKQQDRELKESAPFAVIGSNTVVEAKGQRVRGRLYPWGIVEVENQAHCDFVKLRNMLIRTHMHDLKDVTCDVHYENYRAHCIQQMTSKLTQDSRMESPIPILPLPTPDVETEKLIRMKDEELRRMQEMLQKMKQQMQDQ; the protein is encoded by the exons ATGGTGGCTG GTGAGTCAGGCTTGGGAAAGTCCACACTAGTCCATAGCCTCTTCCTGACCGACCTGTACAAGGACCGGAAGCTGCTGAGTGCAGAGG AACGTATCAACCAAACAGTAGAGATCCTGAAGCACACTGTAGACATTGAGGAGAAAGGGGTCAAGTTGAAACTCACCATTGTGGACACGCCAGGCTTCGGGGATGCTGTGAACAACTCTGAATG ctGGAAGCCTATCACTGACTATGTGGACCAACAGTTTGAGCAGTATTTCCGCGATGAGAGTGGCCTCAACCGCAAGAACATCCAAGACAATAGGGTGCACTGCTGCCTGTACTTCATCTCCCCCTTTGGGCATGG GCTGCGCCCAGTGGATGTGGGCTTTATGAAGGCTCTGCATGAGAAGGTGAACATTGTGCCCCTCATAGCTAAAGCTGACTGCCTGGTTCCCAGCGAGATTCGGAAGCTGAAGGAGCGG ATCCGGGAGGAGATTGACAAGTTTGGGATCCATGTGTACCAGTTTCCAGAATGTGACTCTGATGAAGATGAGGACTTCAAGCAGCAGGACCGGGAACTGAAG GAGAGCGCGCCTTTCGCAGTTATTGGTAGCAACACCGTGGTGGAAGCCAAGGGACAGCGGGTCCGGGGTCGACTTTACCCCTGGGGAATCGTGGAGG TGGAAAATCAGGCACACTGCGACTTTGTGAAGCTGCGAAACATGCTCATCCGCACTCACATGCATGACCTCAAAGACGTGACATGCGACGTACACTATGAGAACTACCGTGCGCACTGCATCCAGCAGATGACCAG TAAGCTGACACAAGACAGTCGCATGGAGAGCCCCATCCCAATCCTCCCGCTGCCCACCCCTGATGTGGAGACTGAGAAGCTCATCAGGATGAAGGATGAGGAG CTGAGGCGCATGCAGGAGATGCTGCAGAAGATGAAACAGCAAATGCAAGACCAGTGA
- the Septin5 gene encoding septin-5 isoform X4 — protein MSTGLRYKSKLATPEDKQDIDKQYVGFATLPNQVHRKSVKKGFDFTLMVAERINQTVEILKHTVDIEEKGVKLKLTIVDTPGFGDAVNNSECWKPITDYVDQQFEQYFRDESGLNRKNIQDNRVHCCLYFISPFGHGLRPVDVGFMKALHEKVNIVPLIAKADCLVPSEIRKLKERIREEIDKFGIHVYQFPECDSDEDEDFKQQDRELKESAPFAVIGSNTVVEAKGQRVRGRLYPWGIVEVENQAHCDFVKLRNMLIRTHMHDLKDVTCDVHYENYRAHCIQQMTSKLTQDSRMESPIPILPLPTPDVETEKLIRMKDEELRRMQEMLQKMKQQMQDQ, from the exons ATGAGCACAGGACTGCGATACAAGAGCAAGCTGGCGACCCCAG AAGACAAGCAG GATATCGACAAGCAGTACGTGGGCTTCGCCACACTGCCCAACCAGGTGCACCGCAAGTCAGTGAAGAAGGGCTTCGACTTCACTCTCATGGTGGCTG AACGTATCAACCAAACAGTAGAGATCCTGAAGCACACTGTAGACATTGAGGAGAAAGGGGTCAAGTTGAAACTCACCATTGTGGACACGCCAGGCTTCGGGGATGCTGTGAACAACTCTGAATG ctGGAAGCCTATCACTGACTATGTGGACCAACAGTTTGAGCAGTATTTCCGCGATGAGAGTGGCCTCAACCGCAAGAACATCCAAGACAATAGGGTGCACTGCTGCCTGTACTTCATCTCCCCCTTTGGGCATGG GCTGCGCCCAGTGGATGTGGGCTTTATGAAGGCTCTGCATGAGAAGGTGAACATTGTGCCCCTCATAGCTAAAGCTGACTGCCTGGTTCCCAGCGAGATTCGGAAGCTGAAGGAGCGG ATCCGGGAGGAGATTGACAAGTTTGGGATCCATGTGTACCAGTTTCCAGAATGTGACTCTGATGAAGATGAGGACTTCAAGCAGCAGGACCGGGAACTGAAG GAGAGCGCGCCTTTCGCAGTTATTGGTAGCAACACCGTGGTGGAAGCCAAGGGACAGCGGGTCCGGGGTCGACTTTACCCCTGGGGAATCGTGGAGG TGGAAAATCAGGCACACTGCGACTTTGTGAAGCTGCGAAACATGCTCATCCGCACTCACATGCATGACCTCAAAGACGTGACATGCGACGTACACTATGAGAACTACCGTGCGCACTGCATCCAGCAGATGACCAG TAAGCTGACACAAGACAGTCGCATGGAGAGCCCCATCCCAATCCTCCCGCTGCCCACCCCTGATGTGGAGACTGAGAAGCTCATCAGGATGAAGGATGAGGAG CTGAGGCGCATGCAGGAGATGCTGCAGAAGATGAAACAGCAAATGCAAGACCAGTGA
- the Septin5 gene encoding septin-5 isoform X1: MDSLAAPQDRLVEQLLSPRTQAQRRLKDIDKQYVGFATLPNQVHRKSVKKGFDFTLMVAGESGLGKSTLVHSLFLTDLYKDRKLLSAEERINQTVEILKHTVDIEEKGVKLKLTIVDTPGFGDAVNNSECWKPITDYVDQQFEQYFRDESGLNRKNIQDNRVHCCLYFISPFGHGLRPVDVGFMKALHEKVNIVPLIAKADCLVPSEIRKLKERIREEIDKFGIHVYQFPECDSDEDEDFKQQDRELKESAPFAVIGSNTVVEAKGQRVRGRLYPWGIVEVENQAHCDFVKLRNMLIRTHMHDLKDVTCDVHYENYRAHCIQQMTSKLTQDSRMESPIPILPLPTPDVETEKLIRMKDEELRRMQEMLQKMKQQMQDQ, encoded by the exons ATGGACTCACTGGCAGCACCCCAGGATCGCCTGGTGGAGCAGCTGCTGTCACCCCGCACCCAGGCCCAGAGGCGgctcaag GATATCGACAAGCAGTACGTGGGCTTCGCCACACTGCCCAACCAGGTGCACCGCAAGTCAGTGAAGAAGGGCTTCGACTTCACTCTCATGGTGGCTG GTGAGTCAGGCTTGGGAAAGTCCACACTAGTCCATAGCCTCTTCCTGACCGACCTGTACAAGGACCGGAAGCTGCTGAGTGCAGAGG AACGTATCAACCAAACAGTAGAGATCCTGAAGCACACTGTAGACATTGAGGAGAAAGGGGTCAAGTTGAAACTCACCATTGTGGACACGCCAGGCTTCGGGGATGCTGTGAACAACTCTGAATG ctGGAAGCCTATCACTGACTATGTGGACCAACAGTTTGAGCAGTATTTCCGCGATGAGAGTGGCCTCAACCGCAAGAACATCCAAGACAATAGGGTGCACTGCTGCCTGTACTTCATCTCCCCCTTTGGGCATGG GCTGCGCCCAGTGGATGTGGGCTTTATGAAGGCTCTGCATGAGAAGGTGAACATTGTGCCCCTCATAGCTAAAGCTGACTGCCTGGTTCCCAGCGAGATTCGGAAGCTGAAGGAGCGG ATCCGGGAGGAGATTGACAAGTTTGGGATCCATGTGTACCAGTTTCCAGAATGTGACTCTGATGAAGATGAGGACTTCAAGCAGCAGGACCGGGAACTGAAG GAGAGCGCGCCTTTCGCAGTTATTGGTAGCAACACCGTGGTGGAAGCCAAGGGACAGCGGGTCCGGGGTCGACTTTACCCCTGGGGAATCGTGGAGG TGGAAAATCAGGCACACTGCGACTTTGTGAAGCTGCGAAACATGCTCATCCGCACTCACATGCATGACCTCAAAGACGTGACATGCGACGTACACTATGAGAACTACCGTGCGCACTGCATCCAGCAGATGACCAG TAAGCTGACACAAGACAGTCGCATGGAGAGCCCCATCCCAATCCTCCCGCTGCCCACCCCTGATGTGGAGACTGAGAAGCTCATCAGGATGAAGGATGAGGAG CTGAGGCGCATGCAGGAGATGCTGCAGAAGATGAAACAGCAAATGCAAGACCAGTGA
- the Septin5 gene encoding septin-5 isoform X3, translated as MDSLAAPQDRLVEQLLSPRTQAQRRLKDIDKQYVGFATLPNQVHRKSVKKGFDFTLMVAERINQTVEILKHTVDIEEKGVKLKLTIVDTPGFGDAVNNSECWKPITDYVDQQFEQYFRDESGLNRKNIQDNRVHCCLYFISPFGHGLRPVDVGFMKALHEKVNIVPLIAKADCLVPSEIRKLKERIREEIDKFGIHVYQFPECDSDEDEDFKQQDRELKESAPFAVIGSNTVVEAKGQRVRGRLYPWGIVEVENQAHCDFVKLRNMLIRTHMHDLKDVTCDVHYENYRAHCIQQMTSKLTQDSRMESPIPILPLPTPDVETEKLIRMKDEELRRMQEMLQKMKQQMQDQ; from the exons ATGGACTCACTGGCAGCACCCCAGGATCGCCTGGTGGAGCAGCTGCTGTCACCCCGCACCCAGGCCCAGAGGCGgctcaag GATATCGACAAGCAGTACGTGGGCTTCGCCACACTGCCCAACCAGGTGCACCGCAAGTCAGTGAAGAAGGGCTTCGACTTCACTCTCATGGTGGCTG AACGTATCAACCAAACAGTAGAGATCCTGAAGCACACTGTAGACATTGAGGAGAAAGGGGTCAAGTTGAAACTCACCATTGTGGACACGCCAGGCTTCGGGGATGCTGTGAACAACTCTGAATG ctGGAAGCCTATCACTGACTATGTGGACCAACAGTTTGAGCAGTATTTCCGCGATGAGAGTGGCCTCAACCGCAAGAACATCCAAGACAATAGGGTGCACTGCTGCCTGTACTTCATCTCCCCCTTTGGGCATGG GCTGCGCCCAGTGGATGTGGGCTTTATGAAGGCTCTGCATGAGAAGGTGAACATTGTGCCCCTCATAGCTAAAGCTGACTGCCTGGTTCCCAGCGAGATTCGGAAGCTGAAGGAGCGG ATCCGGGAGGAGATTGACAAGTTTGGGATCCATGTGTACCAGTTTCCAGAATGTGACTCTGATGAAGATGAGGACTTCAAGCAGCAGGACCGGGAACTGAAG GAGAGCGCGCCTTTCGCAGTTATTGGTAGCAACACCGTGGTGGAAGCCAAGGGACAGCGGGTCCGGGGTCGACTTTACCCCTGGGGAATCGTGGAGG TGGAAAATCAGGCACACTGCGACTTTGTGAAGCTGCGAAACATGCTCATCCGCACTCACATGCATGACCTCAAAGACGTGACATGCGACGTACACTATGAGAACTACCGTGCGCACTGCATCCAGCAGATGACCAG TAAGCTGACACAAGACAGTCGCATGGAGAGCCCCATCCCAATCCTCCCGCTGCCCACCCCTGATGTGGAGACTGAGAAGCTCATCAGGATGAAGGATGAGGAG CTGAGGCGCATGCAGGAGATGCTGCAGAAGATGAAACAGCAAATGCAAGACCAGTGA
- the Septin5 gene encoding septin-5 isoform X2 gives MSTGLRYKSKLATPEDKQDIDKQYVGFATLPNQVHRKSVKKGFDFTLMVAGESGLGKSTLVHSLFLTDLYKDRKLLSAEERINQTVEILKHTVDIEEKGVKLKLTIVDTPGFGDAVNNSECWKPITDYVDQQFEQYFRDESGLNRKNIQDNRVHCCLYFISPFGHGLRPVDVGFMKALHEKVNIVPLIAKADCLVPSEIRKLKERIREEIDKFGIHVYQFPECDSDEDEDFKQQDRELKESAPFAVIGSNTVVEAKGQRVRGRLYPWGIVEVENQAHCDFVKLRNMLIRTHMHDLKDVTCDVHYENYRAHCIQQMTSKLTQDSRMESPIPILPLPTPDVETEKLIRMKDEELRRMQEMLQKMKQQMQDQ, from the exons ATGAGCACAGGACTGCGATACAAGAGCAAGCTGGCGACCCCAG AAGACAAGCAG GATATCGACAAGCAGTACGTGGGCTTCGCCACACTGCCCAACCAGGTGCACCGCAAGTCAGTGAAGAAGGGCTTCGACTTCACTCTCATGGTGGCTG GTGAGTCAGGCTTGGGAAAGTCCACACTAGTCCATAGCCTCTTCCTGACCGACCTGTACAAGGACCGGAAGCTGCTGAGTGCAGAGG AACGTATCAACCAAACAGTAGAGATCCTGAAGCACACTGTAGACATTGAGGAGAAAGGGGTCAAGTTGAAACTCACCATTGTGGACACGCCAGGCTTCGGGGATGCTGTGAACAACTCTGAATG ctGGAAGCCTATCACTGACTATGTGGACCAACAGTTTGAGCAGTATTTCCGCGATGAGAGTGGCCTCAACCGCAAGAACATCCAAGACAATAGGGTGCACTGCTGCCTGTACTTCATCTCCCCCTTTGGGCATGG GCTGCGCCCAGTGGATGTGGGCTTTATGAAGGCTCTGCATGAGAAGGTGAACATTGTGCCCCTCATAGCTAAAGCTGACTGCCTGGTTCCCAGCGAGATTCGGAAGCTGAAGGAGCGG ATCCGGGAGGAGATTGACAAGTTTGGGATCCATGTGTACCAGTTTCCAGAATGTGACTCTGATGAAGATGAGGACTTCAAGCAGCAGGACCGGGAACTGAAG GAGAGCGCGCCTTTCGCAGTTATTGGTAGCAACACCGTGGTGGAAGCCAAGGGACAGCGGGTCCGGGGTCGACTTTACCCCTGGGGAATCGTGGAGG TGGAAAATCAGGCACACTGCGACTTTGTGAAGCTGCGAAACATGCTCATCCGCACTCACATGCATGACCTCAAAGACGTGACATGCGACGTACACTATGAGAACTACCGTGCGCACTGCATCCAGCAGATGACCAG TAAGCTGACACAAGACAGTCGCATGGAGAGCCCCATCCCAATCCTCCCGCTGCCCACCCCTGATGTGGAGACTGAGAAGCTCATCAGGATGAAGGATGAGGAG CTGAGGCGCATGCAGGAGATGCTGCAGAAGATGAAACAGCAAATGCAAGACCAGTGA